TCCAGCGTCTCATCCGTCACATCCCGAAGCCCGTCATCTGCGTCGTCCCCGGATGGGCCGTCGGCGGCGGCCACAGTCTCCACGTCGTCTGCGACATGACGCTGGCCTCGGCGGAGCATGCAAAATTCCTCCAGACCGACCCCGACGTGGCGAGTTTCGACGGCGGGTTCGGGTCGGCCTACCTCGCTCGACAGGTCGGCCAGAAGAAGGCCCGCGAAATCTTCTTCCTCGGCAAGACCTACTCCGCCGAGGAGGCCGAGGAGATGGGCATGGTCAACGAATCGGTTCCCCACGAGGAACTGGAGGACGTGGCGCTGGACTGGGCCGAGGAAATCAACGGCAAGAGTCCGACCGCGATTCGGATGCTGAAATACGCCTTCAATCTGGAGGACGACGGTCTCGTCGGCCAGCAGGTGTTCGCCGGGGAAGCCACCCGTCTGGCGTACATGACCGACGAAGCCCAAGAGGGACGGGACGCGTTCGTGGAGAAGCGCGACCCGGACTTCTCGGACTATCCGTGGCATTACTAACCACCTTTTTATCGAGAGGGTCGCTTTGCGACCCTCGATAAAAACCGGGACCAAAAGCCTGCGGCCCTCCCGCCTGAAGACCTTCGCTCTTCCGTGCTCCCGCTTGCTCGGGAAAACAAACCGCGTCTTCCCTGCCCTCGTTCGCGTTGCTCACGAGGACTTCGCTCGCGGGAACGATGGTCGGGCCTTGGCCCGCTCACAGTTCGAGGCGCGGAGCGCCTCGTTGCTCGCGGTGAGTGACTGCCCGCCACGTTTCGGTCAGATTCGATCCGACGTCGTCGGGATACTCGTCGGATTGGTGCACGTCGATATTCGACGACGATGGAACCGTTCTCCGTTTAAGTGGTTCTGGTGACAAGGTAGAGATATGGACGGAATGCGGCCGGTTCTACTGACGCAACTTCCCGATAGCGGTCGCTCTCTACTTCCCTTTCGAATCCCATCTGTCGTCGGAGGCGCGAGTTCTCTTTAAGTGGTTCTGGTGACAAGGTAGAGATATGGACGGAGCGAGGTCGCTTCTGTGGTGATGTAATTCCCGGATAGCGACCCGCACGAACGAATTTTGTTCTCAGTCGGCCGTT
The genomic region above belongs to Haladaptatus sp. R4 and contains:
- a CDS encoding 1,4-dihydroxy-2-naphthoyl-CoA synthase gives rise to the protein MVSELFDAERWEEISDFDFRDITYHRAKDQGTVRIAFDRPDVRNAFRPGTVDELYRALDHAKRQSDVGCVLLTGNGPSSKDGGWAFCSGGDQRVRGGEGYEYQGEDADSKDASEAGRLHILEVQRLIRHIPKPVICVVPGWAVGGGHSLHVVCDMTLASAEHAKFLQTDPDVASFDGGFGSAYLARQVGQKKAREIFFLGKTYSAEEAEEMGMVNESVPHEELEDVALDWAEEINGKSPTAIRMLKYAFNLEDDGLVGQQVFAGEATRLAYMTDEAQEGRDAFVEKRDPDFSDYPWHY